The following coding sequences are from one Impatiens glandulifera unplaced genomic scaffold, dImpGla2.1, whole genome shotgun sequence window:
- the LOC124918170 gene encoding aspartic proteinase 36-like isoform X1 yields the protein MFRRFVLVLVVLLAAMFLAGYTTVGHSVLTIDKVVSAHHHQVGHIVLTIVKVVSAHLHQVGHRILTIDKVVSTHQHHHHAEEPLPLRYRDHILFGGIPKITLSGTFRDPYIGGLYYTTIRLGSPPRKLHVQIDTGTNNMWVNCKPCPDCPGKSKLGFRSNLFDPDASLQWTST from the exons ATGTTCAGAAGATTTGTATTGGTTTTAGTGGTTCTTTTAGCCGCAATGTTCTTAGCGGGCTACACCACGGTCGGACACAGTGTTCTAACTATAGATAAGGTTGTTTCTGCGCACCACCACCAGGTGGGACACATAGTTCTAACTATAGTTAAGGTTGTTTCTGCGCACCTCCACCAGGTCGGACACAGAATTCTTACTATAGATAAGGTCGTTTCTACGCACCAACACCACCACCACGCCGAGGAGCCGTTGCCGCTCAGATATCGTGATCATATCTTGTTTGGAGGCATTCCAAAGATCACGCTCTCGGGAACATTCCGTGACCCCTATATTGGCGG GTTATATTACACAACAATTAGACTTGGGTCTCCTCCAAGGAAATTACATGTTCAGATTGATACGGGAACTAATAATATGTGGGTGAATTGCAAGCCCTGTCCGGACTGCCCTGGGAAGTCTAAGCTCGgg TTTAGGTCCAACCTCTTTGATCCAGATGCATCACTTCAGTGGACGTCCACGTGA
- the LOC124918170 gene encoding aspartic proteinase 36-like isoform X2, with product MFRRFVLVLVVLLAAMFLAGYTTVGHSVLTIDKVVSAHHHQVGHIVLTIVKVVSAHLHQVGHRILTIDKVVSTHQHHHHAEEPLPLRYRDHILFGGIPKITLSGTFRDPYIGGLYYTTIRLGSPPRKLHVQIDTGTNNMWVNCKPCPDCPGKSKLGVQPL from the exons ATGTTCAGAAGATTTGTATTGGTTTTAGTGGTTCTTTTAGCCGCAATGTTCTTAGCGGGCTACACCACGGTCGGACACAGTGTTCTAACTATAGATAAGGTTGTTTCTGCGCACCACCACCAGGTGGGACACATAGTTCTAACTATAGTTAAGGTTGTTTCTGCGCACCTCCACCAGGTCGGACACAGAATTCTTACTATAGATAAGGTCGTTTCTACGCACCAACACCACCACCACGCCGAGGAGCCGTTGCCGCTCAGATATCGTGATCATATCTTGTTTGGAGGCATTCCAAAGATCACGCTCTCGGGAACATTCCGTGACCCCTATATTGGCGG GTTATATTACACAACAATTAGACTTGGGTCTCCTCCAAGGAAATTACATGTTCAGATTGATACGGGAACTAATAATATGTGGGTGAATTGCAAGCCCTGTCCGGACTGCCCTGGGAAGTCTAAGCTCGgg GTCCAACCTCTTTGA